In Nitrospirota bacterium, one DNA window encodes the following:
- a CDS encoding right-handed parallel beta-helix repeat-containing protein, translating to ERNGNWDIYLYDISTGTETRITNDPADQYQPVISGDYIVWPDTRNENNDIYMYNISTEIETRVTTDLSEQGSPDVSGNRIVFDDERNGNWDIYLYDISTGTETRITNNPANQYQPVISGDYIVWVDTRNGNEDIYMYDIATETVTPITSDSADQHQLTISGNYIVWKDTRNGDDDIYMYDIATATETQITFDPADQYLPAISGEYIVWIDRRNGPREIYMYTGSGDGIGDNADNCPDVYNPKADWIDINGSPHIDEQPDYDLDNIGDACDPDDDNDLMPDDWEVENGLNPLMNDAGLDPDRDGATNLEEYQNGTDPQLNAMDADNDGILNDIDGNGISGENPCRGGNTDNCDDNCIYVANPLQEDSDNDGYGDACTISHCVNNSADLQLALTDAESNGSNNLIKLVKGTYRTSENDNRFFYYYSDKPYGLIVQGGYSSDCTVRDNDASSTVLDGVNMSDGVIGLEAYPDSAVPTHVKLHVDGVAIKNGWYGLMMSSGSAQLEISNNIIRNNYEDPLGAWSDSGNIVVTNNLIYDNNVTMKGEACELSIYEAGKLYVANNTITENNSDNRTFNGRYRGALNIYLNSENAKASILNNIVFNNGSTDITINGVSGNTPDVAYVYNNYYRLLRPYGININQAPNINLSIITDPFFQDPLFVNKLNNDYHLSSTSPLIDRGNDSARLLTEVDFEGDNRKFGNSVDIGADEYTLYDSDGDGYRSDEDCNDNDILTYPGAPEICNGIDNDCDGIIDVAGCSVTWDGSESTSWDDPLNWNPEFIPSANHTVIIPQNASVSLSEDVEVNMLTIGTGSSLILNGYNLTVNGDIIINGTLDASSGTSDITITGNWENHGDFIAGLSTVRLVGTGQSIYGSTTFHNLEKISDTGDTLTFEAGSTQTFTGELTLNGTDGNLLSLESSELGRQYTIDPQSTYQISFVNMSDLSSTTQIIAYDSENLGNNDHVTLDIPPMATTNPASNINGDSAVLYASVNPNASQTTVYFDWGTDTSYGHSTPGQSIGNGTVNTTVAEFITGLAPNTVYHFRARAVNAAGEVTGSDASFRTSLIVLNITYPSDIAAIERPDTMVSGTIINGTNYETGVTVNGVVAVVYGNQFFVNHLPLVQGSNTITVNAVDVNGNTVQKEINVVADIAQPYVTLNSNIESGISPIDAYFSVDTAIPNSVSTYQLDNNYNGTTFHLDYDDVNFNNVMVQYTTEGVHYPTIAVTDDQNPGTTYFDMIAIVVQNKAQLDELLHGKWEGMKTALGNQDIETSLNYFVYDVRDTYRQMFNQFGFAKISSILSRNTDFKLSVNYGRVLECGAIKTEDDGTSYSYPVHFVLDENGLWKIGGF from the coding sequence ATGAGAGAAATGGTAATTGGGACATCTATCTATATGATATCTCAACAGGGACAGAGACCCGGATCACTAATGATCCCGCAGATCAGTATCAACCGGTCATATCAGGTGATTACATCGTCTGGCCAGATACAAGAAATGAAAACAATGATATTTATATGTATAACATCTCAACAGAAATTGAGACACGTGTAACTACCGATCTATCAGAGCAGGGATCTCCTGATGTCTCAGGAAACAGAATAGTTTTTGATGATGAGAGAAATGGTAATTGGGACATCTATCTATATGATATTTCAACAGGGACAGAGACCCGGATCACTAATAATCCCGCAAATCAGTATCAACCGGTCATATCAGGTGATTACATCGTATGGGTAGATACAAGAAATGGCAATGAAGATATTTATATGTATGACATCGCAACTGAGACAGTGACTCCTATCACCTCTGACTCTGCAGATCAGCACCAACTAACCATATCAGGCAATTACATCGTCTGGAAAGATACAAGAAATGGCGATGATGATATCTACATGTATGATATCGCAACTGCGACAGAGACACAGATCACCTTTGATCCTGCAGATCAGTATTTACCTGCAATATCAGGAGAGTATATCGTTTGGATAGATAGAAGAAATGGCCCTCGAGAGATTTATATGTATACAGGTTCAGGTGACGGCATAGGAGATAACGCTGACAACTGTCCTGATGTCTATAACCCTAAAGCTGATTGGATAGATATTAATGGTAGTCCTCATATTGATGAACAGCCTGATTATGACCTTGATAATATAGGTGATGCATGTGATCCTGATGATGACAATGACCTAATGCCTGATGATTGGGAGGTGGAAAATGGCCTTAACCCGCTCATGAATGATGCAGGCCTTGATCCTGATAGGGATGGTGCTACTAATTTGGAGGAATATCAGAATGGAACTGACCCGCAATTAAATGCTATGGATGCAGATAATGACGGCATTTTGAATGACATTGATGGTAACGGCATAAGCGGTGAAAATCCATGCAGAGGCGGCAATACTGATAATTGTGATGACAACTGTATTTACGTTGCAAACCCTTTACAGGAAGACAGCGATAATGACGGCTATGGTGATGCATGTACCATTTCTCATTGCGTGAATAACAGCGCAGATCTTCAGCTGGCACTGACCGACGCAGAAAGTAATGGTTCCAATAATCTCATAAAGCTTGTAAAAGGAACTTATAGAACAAGTGAAAACGATAATAGGTTTTTCTATTATTATTCTGATAAACCTTATGGTTTAATTGTCCAAGGAGGATATTCGAGTGATTGCACTGTCAGGGACAATGATGCCTCAAGTACTGTTCTTGATGGTGTGAATATGAGTGACGGGGTTATCGGGTTAGAGGCATATCCTGATTCTGCTGTTCCCACACATGTGAAACTGCATGTAGATGGAGTAGCTATTAAAAATGGATGGTACGGGCTTATGATGTCTTCTGGCAGCGCGCAGTTAGAAATAAGCAACAATATTATCAGGAATAATTATGAAGACCCTTTAGGAGCCTGGTCTGACAGTGGGAATATTGTCGTAACAAATAATTTGATCTATGACAATAACGTGACCATGAAAGGAGAAGCATGTGAGTTATCGATTTATGAAGCAGGAAAGTTATATGTAGCAAACAATACAATTACAGAGAACAATAGTGATAATCGTACTTTTAATGGCCGTTATAGAGGAGCTTTGAATATTTACCTGAATTCCGAGAATGCAAAGGCATCCATTTTAAACAATATCGTTTTCAATAATGGAAGTACGGATATCACTATTAATGGTGTATCAGGAAATACGCCGGACGTGGCTTATGTTTACAACAATTACTATAGATTGTTAAGGCCTTATGGAATAAATATAAATCAGGCGCCAAATATTAACTTAAGTATTATCACTGACCCATTTTTCCAAGACCCGTTATTTGTGAATAAGTTAAATAATGACTATCATCTGTCATCAACCTCACCTTTAATAGATAGAGGGAATGACTCTGCTCGTTTACTTACTGAGGTAGACTTTGAGGGCGATAATAGAAAATTTGGCAATTCCGTTGACATCGGTGCTGATGAATATACATTGTATGATTCGGACGGTGATGGATACCGTTCTGACGAAGATTGCAATGATAACGATATACTGACTTACCCCGGAGCACCGGAAATTTGTAATGGCATTGATAATGATTGTGACGGCATTATCGATGTTGCCGGATGCTCTGTTACATGGGACGGCTCTGAATCAACTTCATGGGATGATCCACTGAATTGGAACCCTGAATTTATACCCTCTGCCAATCATACCGTGATCATTCCTCAAAATGCGTCCGTTTCTCTTAGCGAAGATGTTGAAGTCAATATGTTAACCATCGGGACAGGCAGCAGTTTAATCTTGAACGGCTACAACCTGACAGTCAATGGGGATATCATTATCAACGGCACATTGGATGCTTCAAGCGGAACTTCTGACATCACCATAACAGGCAACTGGGAGAATCATGGTGATTTTATTGCAGGGCTATCTACTGTCAGGTTAGTCGGAACAGGCCAGTCAATATATGGCTCAACCACATTCCACAATTTAGAGAAGATTTCAGATACAGGAGATACCTTGACCTTTGAGGCCGGAAGCACGCAAACCTTTACTGGGGAATTGACGCTCAATGGTACAGATGGCAATCTCCTCTCATTGGAGAGTTCTGAACTGGGTAGGCAGTATACGATTGATCCGCAGAGCACATATCAAATATCTTTCGTGAACATGAGTGACTTATCGAGTACAACTCAGATCATCGCCTATGACTCAGAGAATTTAGGCAATAATGACCATGTAACCCTTGACATACCTCCAATGGCAACAACTAATCCTGCGAGCAATATCAATGGGGATTCTGCTGTCTTGTACGCATCAGTCAATCCAAATGCATCACAAACAACAGTCTATTTTGATTGGGGGACAGATACATCTTACGGACACTCAACTCCCGGCCAGTCCATAGGCAATGGGACAGTGAATACAACAGTTGCCGAGTTCATAACAGGGCTGGCACCAAATACTGTTTATCACTTTAGGGCAAGAGCTGTGAATGCTGCCGGTGAAGTCACTGGTTCAGATGCAAGTTTCAGGACATCTCTGATTGTTTTAAATATAACCTACCCTTCTGACATTGCCGCAATAGAAAGACCGGATACTATGGTCAGCGGAACGATTATCAACGGCACTAATTACGAGACTGGTGTTACCGTCAACGGAGTTGTTGCAGTTGTTTATGGGAATCAGTTCTTTGTGAATCATCTGCCTCTTGTTCAAGGGTCAAATACTATTACTGTAAATGCAGTCGATGTTAATGGTAATACTGTCCAAAAAGAAATAAATGTAGTTGCTGATATAGCACAACCGTATGTGACATTGAACTCAAATATCGAATCCGGCATTTCGCCTATTGATGCATATTTCTCCGTTGATACAGCGATACCGAATTCCGTATCAACCTATCAGTTGGACAATAATTATAATGGGACAACTTTCCATCTTGATTATGATGACGTTAACTTTAATAACGTCATGGTTCAATATACTACCGAAGGAGTTCATTATCCAACCATTGCTGTTACAGATGATCAAAATCCCGGCACTACATACTTTGATATGATTGCAATAGTTGTTCAGAATAAAGCACAACTTGATGAGTTGTTACATGGGAAGTGGGAGGGGATGAAGACAGCACTGGGGAATCAGGATATAGAAACATCTCTTAATTATTTTGTTTATGATGTTCGAGACACTTACAGGCAGATGTTTAATCAATTTGGTTTTGCAAAAATTAGTTCTATTTTATCAAGAAACACTGATTTCAAACTATCTGTAAATTACGGAAGAGTTTTGGAATGCGGAGCCATAAAAACAGAGGATGATGGCACTTCATACTCTTATCCTGTCCATTTCGTTCTTGATGAAAATGGGCTATGGAAGATTGGGGGATTTTAA
- a CDS encoding 2-oxoacid:acceptor oxidoreductase subunit alpha: MDYSIKIGGEAGQGIQTIGGTLAKTFSRSGYHVFTHQDYESRVRGGHNFYQIRFSDKPVSASREDIDILVALDTGSILRHEAELAADGILIYDSSFHKQKHDKPYFLDVPFSDLALEHGGNKVMLNTAATGAILGMLGIETDILIGLIREEFRTKGDDVISGNIKAAVAGHEYTKTRCAQCSFTLQKPSNSKMLITGTEAAGLGAISSGCKFYSAYPMTPSTGIMNYIADKEKEYGIIVEQAEDEISAINMALGASFAGVRAMTGTSGGGFALMQEGVSLAGMTETPIVIALGQRPGPATGLPTRTEQGDLLFLLHSGHGEFPKIVFAPGTPEQAFYLTNKAFELSDKYQVPAFIISDQYLADTQWTYDSFAADRIKYIDRRLRGAELVKLSEYRRHAFTESGISPLAVPGASEHLVVTDSDEHDEEGHIIEDAETRNRMIEKRLFKKMPLIREEISPPLLYGDKDPDILLVGWGSTYGVIKEVVDILSNENKIAMLHFSEIYPFPLEKKLNYLNLLNNSKLAVCIENNATGQFARLIKSETGYIFFENEIKKYDGRPFTLDGLLGEVNARIGRL, from the coding sequence ATGGATTATTCGATAAAGATCGGCGGCGAGGCAGGGCAGGGCATACAGACCATCGGCGGCACTCTGGCAAAGACATTCTCCAGGTCCGGCTATCATGTATTTACCCATCAGGACTATGAATCTCGTGTAAGGGGCGGGCATAATTTCTATCAGATAAGATTTTCTGATAAACCTGTTTCTGCAAGCAGAGAGGATATCGACATACTTGTTGCCCTTGATACCGGGAGCATTCTCCGACATGAGGCAGAGCTTGCCGCTGACGGGATCCTTATATATGACTCCTCATTTCACAAGCAGAAACATGATAAGCCGTATTTTCTTGATGTGCCTTTTTCTGATCTGGCTTTAGAGCATGGCGGCAATAAGGTCATGCTCAATACCGCGGCTACAGGAGCCATACTCGGAATGTTAGGAATTGAGACTGATATTCTTATCGGGCTGATCAGGGAAGAGTTCAGGACAAAGGGCGATGATGTCATCAGCGGAAATATAAAGGCAGCAGTTGCCGGACATGAGTATACAAAAACCAGATGTGCTCAATGCTCTTTCACATTACAGAAACCGTCAAATAGTAAAATGCTCATCACCGGCACAGAGGCGGCCGGGCTGGGCGCGATATCATCAGGATGTAAATTTTATTCAGCTTATCCTATGACGCCCTCAACAGGAATAATGAACTATATTGCCGATAAAGAGAAAGAGTACGGAATAATTGTTGAGCAGGCGGAAGATGAGATATCAGCGATAAACATGGCGCTCGGCGCATCGTTTGCCGGTGTGAGGGCGATGACAGGCACTTCAGGCGGCGGCTTTGCACTGATGCAGGAAGGCGTTTCGCTTGCCGGTATGACTGAAACTCCTATAGTCATTGCCCTTGGACAGAGGCCGGGGCCTGCGACAGGCCTTCCGACAAGGACAGAGCAGGGCGACCTTCTCTTTCTTCTTCACAGCGGGCATGGTGAATTCCCCAAAATAGTCTTTGCGCCCGGCACCCCCGAGCAGGCATTCTATCTCACGAACAAGGCGTTTGAGCTCTCTGATAAATATCAGGTACCAGCATTTATTATTTCTGATCAGTATCTTGCTGATACTCAATGGACGTATGACAGTTTTGCTGCTGACAGGATCAAATATATTGACCGCAGGCTGCGCGGTGCAGAACTTGTAAAACTCTCTGAGTACCGAAGGCATGCTTTTACAGAAAGCGGTATTTCTCCTCTTGCGGTTCCCGGCGCGTCAGAACATCTCGTTGTCACAGACAGTGATGAGCATGATGAAGAAGGACATATCATAGAGGATGCTGAGACGAGGAACAGGATGATCGAGAAGAGGCTTTTCAAAAAAATGCCTTTGATAAGAGAAGAGATATCTCCGCCTCTTCTGTATGGTGATAAGGATCCTGACATTCTGCTTGTCGGCTGGGGCTCGACATACGGCGTGATAAAAGAGGTAGTTGATATTCTGTCAAATGAAAATAAGATAGCCATGCTTCATTTCAGCGAGATATATCCTTTTCCTTTAGAGAAGAAATTAAATTATTTAAATTTACTGAATAATTCCAAACTGGCGGTCTGCATTGAGAATAATGCCACAGGACAGTTTGCCAGACTGATAAAGTCAGAGACAGGTTACATCTTTTTTGAGAACGAGATAAAGAAGTACGACGGAAGGCCTTTTACTTTAGACGGACTTTTAGGAGAGGTGAATGCCCGCATTGGAAGATTATAA
- a CDS encoding MBL fold metallo-hydrolase: protein MIIRCWGARGSIPVSGKEYLKYGGDTTCIEVRTKDDEVIIIDAGTGIRRLGNRFITEGRRKFHIIFTHSHWDHMLGFPFFKPIYLKKSQINLYGFPTAQADMHRFLSKTMRPPFFPVCFKDLAANISFTKIYESILHIGSAKISRIKLSHPNLGVGYKIEEDGKSFVFITDNEFTFNHPGGLQFDDYLEFSRDSDLLIHDSEYTEGEYIKTRGFGHSTYKDALKLAIESNAKMFGLFHHNQNRSDDELDGIVNDCQQIILENNSNLKCFAAYPGMEIEL from the coding sequence ATGATCATAAGATGTTGGGGAGCCAGGGGCTCAATCCCTGTTTCAGGAAAAGAGTATCTGAAATATGGAGGCGATACCACCTGTATTGAGGTCAGGACAAAGGACGATGAGGTCATAATCATAGATGCCGGAACAGGCATCAGAAGGTTAGGCAACAGATTTATAACTGAAGGCCGCCGCAAGTTTCACATCATCTTTACTCATTCGCATTGGGATCACATGTTGGGATTCCCATTCTTCAAGCCGATCTATCTGAAAAAGTCGCAGATAAACCTGTACGGATTTCCAACAGCGCAGGCTGACATGCACAGGTTCCTGTCAAAGACGATGAGGCCTCCTTTCTTCCCCGTCTGCTTTAAAGACCTTGCCGCCAATATCAGCTTCACTAAAATATATGAAAGCATTCTTCATATCGGATCGGCAAAGATAAGCCGCATAAAGCTCAGCCACCCGAACCTCGGGGTTGGTTACAAGATCGAGGAGGATGGAAAATCATTTGTCTTTATTACTGACAACGAATTCACATTCAATCATCCGGGAGGGCTTCAGTTCGATGATTACCTTGAGTTTTCGAGAGACTCGGATTTACTGATACATGACTCGGAATATACTGAAGGGGAATATATAAAAACAAGGGGATTCGGCCATTCCACGTACAAGGATGCGCTTAAACTTGCTATTGAGTCAAACGCAAAGATGTTCGGCCTTTTTCATCATAATCAGAACAGGTCAGATGATGAGCTTGATGGTATTGTCAATGATTGTCAGCAAATCATTCTCGAAAACAATTCAAACCTGAAATGCTTTGCCGCATATCCGGGTATGGAGATAGAGTTATAA
- a CDS encoding ferritin family protein has product MNMNYSIQEIVEQAVQTEKLGYEFYTKLAEKFRDDSKLCGLFELLAGQELKHEQVFIGLKDQISTKSLVDWDEASHYLRAIVESEFFLGSKKALPSLQNIKTSNDALRHAILFEKETLLYFYSMRDLVIEWKVVDEIINEEKSHIKLIAQLMK; this is encoded by the coding sequence ATGAACATGAATTATTCCATTCAGGAGATAGTTGAACAGGCGGTGCAGACAGAGAAACTCGGGTATGAGTTTTATACAAAACTGGCTGAGAAGTTCAGGGATGATAGTAAGCTCTGCGGGCTTTTTGAACTGCTGGCGGGGCAGGAGCTTAAGCATGAGCAGGTCTTCATCGGCCTGAAAGATCAGATTTCTACCAAGAGCCTTGTTGACTGGGATGAGGCATCGCACTATCTTAGGGCCATTGTTGAGTCTGAGTTCTTTCTTGGAAGCAAAAAAGCGCTGCCGTCACTGCAGAATATTAAGACAAGCAATGATGCACTGCGCCATGCGATTTTATTTGAGAAGGAGACGCTGCTTTACTTTTACAGCATGCGCGACCTTGTGATAGAGTGGAAGGTCGTGGACGAAATAATCAATGAGGAGAAGTCCCATATAAAACTGATCGCGCAGTTGATGAAATAA
- a CDS encoding thioredoxin domain-containing protein, with protein MNRLSKENSAYLKHASHHKIDWYPWSDEAFIKAGVEDKPVFLSTGAVWCHWCHVMAKESFEDDEVAKILNEKFICIKLDRDERPDVDRRYQQAVSSMGYGSGWPLSVFLTPDKKPFYGGTYFAQDDSFGRPGFKKVLAAVSEFYGTRRDEVNEYTVKVLDFLKERLSASGEPDRKSINDAVLKILNELDPVNGGFGTFPKFPMPGAIGLLMNRYFFTRDESVSNAVRKTLLSMANGGFYDQLGGGFHRYSVDASWNIPHFEKMADDNAWLLRNYADAYALFKDEHFREIAEGIIGFIKKVLYDPEGGFYTSQDADVSPDDEGGYFTWTKDEFRQVLDDEEFKILSLYFLHKGGAMHHDPSRMVLSLSMTLEEISSITGIDIKKAADIIKAGKAKLLSQRELRVMPFIDKAMYTSINGMLISSLLNTYKVLNDKDIRNIAIKSLDKIMLMHYKDRELYHIEGVNAFLEDYVHITDALISAYEVTASGSYISLAEEIMNKCIERLWDMEEGGFLDSPDSLLDIRIKSIDDIPHPSANSIAAILLMKLYHITGDIKYKEYSDRSLKYFYSGAKETGIHSAHYFTALDAGFNMLELTVQSLPESELAKSALTAFYPYKAISFEADNSRIIPCIGNTCFDPITDPAGLKNFIEIKYCN; from the coding sequence ATGAACAGACTCTCAAAAGAAAACTCTGCGTACCTGAAACACGCATCTCACCATAAGATCGACTGGTATCCCTGGTCAGATGAAGCTTTTATTAAAGCTGGGGTAGAGGACAAACCTGTATTTCTGAGCACAGGCGCTGTCTGGTGCCACTGGTGCCATGTAATGGCAAAGGAGAGCTTTGAGGATGATGAGGTTGCGAAGATATTGAATGAGAAATTCATATGCATCAAACTGGACCGTGATGAAAGGCCTGATGTGGACAGGAGATACCAGCAGGCTGTCTCTTCAATGGGCTACGGATCGGGATGGCCGTTAAGCGTCTTTCTTACGCCTGATAAAAAACCATTCTACGGCGGAACATATTTTGCCCAGGACGACAGCTTTGGAAGGCCCGGTTTCAAGAAGGTGCTTGCAGCGGTTTCCGAGTTCTACGGAACCAGAAGAGATGAAGTTAATGAATATACTGTTAAGGTGCTTGATTTTCTGAAAGAGAGGCTGTCAGCTTCGGGTGAACCGGACAGAAAGAGCATTAATGACGCGGTATTGAAAATTCTTAATGAGCTTGACCCTGTAAACGGAGGCTTCGGGACCTTCCCGAAATTCCCCATGCCAGGCGCCATAGGTTTACTCATGAACAGGTATTTTTTTACAAGGGATGAGTCTGTTTCTAACGCGGTAAGAAAGACGCTCCTCTCCATGGCAAACGGGGGTTTTTATGATCAGCTCGGAGGCGGCTTTCACAGATATTCCGTTGACGCTTCATGGAATATCCCTCATTTTGAAAAGATGGCAGATGACAATGCGTGGCTTTTAAGAAACTACGCCGATGCATATGCGCTATTTAAGGATGAACATTTCAGGGAGATCGCAGAGGGCATCATAGGTTTTATAAAGAAAGTGCTATATGACCCTGAGGGCGGATTTTATACAAGCCAGGACGCTGACGTCTCTCCTGATGACGAAGGCGGGTACTTCACATGGACGAAAGATGAATTCAGACAGGTTCTTGATGATGAAGAGTTCAAGATCCTGTCCCTCTATTTCCTGCATAAAGGCGGGGCGATGCATCATGACCCTTCAAGGATGGTCTTGTCTTTATCAATGACATTGGAAGAGATATCTTCAATTACCGGTATTGACATTAAAAAGGCCGCTGATATTATAAAGGCCGGCAAGGCCAAGCTTCTTTCACAAAGAGAATTGCGGGTTATGCCGTTCATTGACAAGGCCATGTACACCTCGATAAACGGCATGCTAATCTCTTCGCTCTTAAATACTTACAAGGTGCTTAATGACAAAGATATCCGAAACATTGCGATAAAAAGCCTCGACAAGATAATGCTCATGCATTACAAAGACAGGGAGCTGTATCACATTGAAGGTGTTAATGCCTTTCTTGAAGATTATGTCCATATTACAGACGCACTTATATCAGCTTATGAAGTTACCGCTTCCGGCTCATACATTTCACTTGCTGAAGAGATCATGAATAAATGTATTGAACGGTTATGGGACATGGAAGAGGGCGGATTTCTTGATTCACCTGACAGCCTGCTTGATATACGAATTAAGAGCATTGATGATATTCCTCATCCTTCAGCCAATTCGATAGCCGCCATCCTTTTAATGAAGCTTTATCATATAACCGGCGATATAAAATATAAGGAATATTCTGACCGTTCACTGAAATACTTCTATTCAGGAGCAAAGGAGACGGGAATTCATTCAGCTCATTATTTCACAGCGCTGGACGCAGGCTTTAACATGCTTGAACTCACGGTTCAGTCTCTTCCTGAAAGTGAACTGGCAAAGTCCGCGTTAACAGCTTTTTATCCATATAAAGCAATCAGCTTTGAGGCTGATAACAGCCGCATCATCCCATGTATCGGCAATACCTGTTTTGATCCGATCACTGATCCGGCAGGGTTAAAGAATTTTATTGAGATAAAATATTGCAATTGA
- a CDS encoding carboxypeptidase regulatory-like domain-containing protein produces the protein MRILCLVLMMVIFMATGCSAEPKIITGTVVDAETGSPIEGAVVLVEWTKAEGVPGLASTKSDKVVEVITDKDGQFTVEDVKKLLIGQPDVAVYKKGYVTWSSRWVFPDRQNRTDFKWRSGNIYKLDKFKDTYSYVDHQGFTMSAVNSTIGGPNDKQLFLRTYSDVEEKQVILELSEREKKKRRRP, from the coding sequence ATGAGAATTTTATGTCTTGTGCTGATGATGGTCATATTCATGGCTACCGGGTGTTCGGCAGAGCCGAAGATAATTACAGGCACAGTCGTTGATGCTGAAACCGGTTCCCCTATTGAAGGAGCAGTTGTTCTTGTTGAATGGACAAAGGCGGAGGGAGTGCCGGGATTGGCAAGTACAAAATCGGATAAGGTTGTGGAAGTTATTACTGACAAAGATGGGCAGTTTACCGTTGAAGATGTGAAGAAGCTGCTTATTGGCCAGCCGGATGTTGCTGTTTACAAAAAAGGGTATGTGACATGGAGCAGCAGATGGGTTTTTCCTGATCGTCAGAATAGAACAGATTTTAAGTGGAGATCAGGGAATATATATAAACTTGACAAATTTAAGGATACATATAGCTATGTTGACCATCAAGGATTTACTATGAGTGCGGTCAATAGCACTATTGGTGGTCCAAATGATAAACAACTTTTTTTGCGGACATATTCAGATGTCGAAGAGAAGCAGGTAATTCTTGAGCTAAGCGAAAGAGAAAAGAAGAAACGGAGACGTCCATGA
- a CDS encoding 2-oxoacid:ferredoxin oxidoreductase subunit beta — protein MPALEDYKGQTPAWCPGCGNFNILRSFNEAMVEMGIEPHQFTIVSGIGQAAKFPHYTKCNTFNGLHGRTLPVATGIRLANHKMIVMAVAGDGDCYGEGGNHLLHAIRRNINVKLFVHDNQVYGLTKGQASPTTAEGTRTKNQPFGVFSEQLNPMALGVALDCSFVARGYAGDSEHLKGLIKEAVNHKGFTLVDILQPCVSFNKVNTYKWYAERVYHIEPEYNSEDRLKAFERSLEWGDRIPLGIIYRNNRHTYEDMIPVIKESPLVNQSFDLSKLEAALKLFY, from the coding sequence ATGCCCGCATTGGAAGATTATAAAGGACAGACGCCGGCATGGTGTCCGGGATGCGGCAACTTTAATATCCTCAGGTCATTTAATGAGGCCATGGTGGAGATGGGGATAGAGCCTCATCAATTCACTATCGTCTCAGGGATAGGGCAGGCAGCGAAGTTTCCGCATTACACAAAATGCAACACCTTTAACGGGCTTCACGGCCGCACACTTCCTGTTGCTACAGGTATCAGGCTTGCTAATCATAAGATGATCGTCATGGCGGTTGCAGGCGACGGCGACTGCTATGGAGAGGGCGGCAATCATCTGCTGCATGCCATAAGAAGAAACATCAATGTGAAGCTCTTTGTGCATGACAATCAGGTGTACGGATTAACAAAGGGGCAGGCGTCCCCGACAACTGCCGAAGGAACCAGGACAAAGAACCAGCCTTTCGGAGTCTTCTCGGAACAGCTTAACCCGATGGCGCTCGGCGTGGCGCTGGATTGCAGCTTTGTAGCAAGAGGATATGCAGGCGATTCAGAGCATCTTAAAGGATTGATAAAAGAGGCTGTCAACCATAAAGGTTTTACCTTAGTTGATATACTGCAACCCTGTGTTTCTTTTAATAAAGTTAATACGTACAAATGGTATGCTGAAAGGGTCTATCACATTGAGCCTGAATACAATTCTGAGGACAGGTTAAAGGCGTTTGAAAGGTCGCTGGAGTGGGGAGATAGAATACCGCTTGGAATTATATACAGGAATAACCGCCACACTTATGAAGATATGATACCGGTCATTAAAGAAAGCCCTCTTGTAAATCAATCCTTTGATTTGTCAAAATTGGAAGCCGCGTTAAAATTGTTTTATTAA